The genomic interval TGTTTTTAGTTCCTCCCATCAATCTGAGATTATGCATGTAACACATCTGCATTTAGACTGTCTATATTATTACTGGTATTGTGTCCCACTTAACCCACTGACCAGTCTCTGCTATTCATTTGTCTTGACAGCAACAGATGTTTTGTCCCAACTGGACTTTCCACAGCACAGCCTCAATGTCGTGCCCCATTTCTGGGTTCATTTGGTTCAGAAAgctgctttaatgttttttttgtttttgttttgacaaaGCATTACCTAATATGTGCGTAGCTTTATCATTTGCTGTTATATTTGACTTGACACATACCGCTGCAGTCTTCAAAACGCTCAAGTGCTAGGCTAACTTTAATCCTCCAATGACATGTGTCTGTGCCCTGTGTGCAGAGCAGGTCATGTGATGCAAATGGATGGGAAGCTGCTGCGGCCAATACAGTCTCTCTGTCATTGTGAATGTCATTGCAAAATGCACCTCGATATTGATGATTTTTAAAGGCCTTGATCGGAAAGCCAAGCAGTACCTGGAATCGGATTGGGACATCCTTAGTTCGTAGTTCCAAGTTAATTCATGGTGTTTATGTCTGTGACATTTTTCCTTCCAGTGTGTCTGTTTGACTCAGATGATAAGTTTTTGCCAATAGTCTGTTAATCAGAGGCTGAAGGTTTGGATGAAGGTCGTTTTATCTTTCAGAACTTCTTGTCTGACTGCTAATTTGCAAATAATTatccagttaaaaaaacaaattgattaGAAACACAAACCTACAAATCTCAACTAGAAATGTAAATCTTCTAGTTCTGGTTTCCTGTTTCTGAACTACATGGACACCAGGAGCCCAGTGATTTTGagtatttagttgtttttgttttttttagttcgTTGCATTATAGCATCACCACTGTATTGTTTTACTGCCTCTGCCGAATAAAACTAGCAGAAATAAACTTGGCAATCCTCTTTCAAGtatgttttcttcttccttttttccCTGTTAAACAAAACTTTGTGACTCTTACCGTTCATCTGTTTATTCCTCGTCAGGGAAAACCTACCGAGTCGCTTTAAGTTTAAAGAATACTGTCCCATGGTGTTCCGCAACCTGCGGGAGCGCTTCGCCATCGATGACCAGGACTACCAGGTGACACACTTTTTGCTAAACGATAAACCAAACGCTAGTAACCGAAATTAAAATCCACATTAGTTGTTAAAAGTTGTTAAATGTCTAAGAAGCTTTTTTTCCCTGGCAGAACTCTCTGACCAGGAGTGCCCCGCTCAACAGCGACTCCCAGGGCCGCTTCGGTAACCGCTTCCTGACCAGCTATGACCATCGCTTTGTAATCAAAACCGTATCCAGTGAGGACATTGCTGAGATGCACAACATTCTGAAGAAATATCACCAGGTAGACTCACCCAGAACTGTCTTTTTTTGAGGGGTGGCACATGCTTATATCTCTTTATTCTGAGCTCACTTTAAGTATCGATGTTAACGATGCATCACTGCATAAAATAAAAGGATTGTAGAGCAATGCTCTGCTGAGTTTTAATCAAGCTGAATATTTCATCCCTCACTCCCACACTCCTCGTTGCAACCTGCGCTCATCTCTACTTTGTTGCTTCTAGTTCATAGTGGAGTGTCATGGCAACACGCTGCTCCCTCAGTTCCTGGGCATGTACAGGCTAACGGTGGACGGCGTGGAGACGTACATGGTTGTGACCCGGAACGTTTTCAGCCATCGTCTCACTGTGCACCGCAAGtatgacctgaaggtaaaaaatGGGCTTTATTGGAAGCTTTGTAAGAAACTGACTAAAATAGCTTCTCTAATACTGATTTGatagttttctttgaggtctgatcTTTGGACCATTTAATTCTGACTTTTTGAAACTCCTGATTGGAGACGTTTTGGATTAAATGTTACTGCATCCTTGTTGTGACAATGACTTGACGTGATCTTTTAAGATCTCAGCAACTTTGATTTCATGGATTCACATAATTGGGCAAATAGCATGCATACACTCCAGCTATTGCAGTTGTTTTCACAGGCATGTCTGAATGAAAGATGGTCATTCTGAACACAACTAGTCAGAAGTCACAGAATTATTGggatattttagaaaaaaatttaaagggTTTAACTTTTGATAAATAAACCcaaggggctgcacggtggcgcagttggtagcactgttgccttgcagcaagaaggtcctgggttcaattcccggccgggggtctttctgcatggagtttgcatgttctccccgtgcatgcgtgggttctcaccgggtactccggcttcctcccacagtccaaagacatgcctgttaggttaattggtctctctaaattgcccttaggtgtatgaatgagtgtgtgtgtggttgtttgtgtgttgccctgtgatggactggcgatctgtccagggtgtaccctgcttctcacccatagactgctggaaataggcagcATCTGCCCcgtaacccactatggaataagtggtagaaaatgactgactgactaaataaaCCCAAGTTCATTAATGCTGCATATCTTGTGACTGAAGGTGGCTCTACTCAAAATTGATAGAATATTTACTTTGTTCATCTGTTATTGTTGTGATCTTAGGCACACCCTATTTAATCCTAAGTATAGAGTGTGGAATAAACAGAGAATAGAAGAAAATCTGCTTTTCCAGACATTACTCCATGTCCTGCTGTCAGAACTTTTGTATCCATCCTTCTCTGTCCATCCTTCCACCCATCCACTTCTCAGTCCGTCCGTCTATCAATTCCTCCATTTAACCTACCATCCCTGAGTCAATCCATCCCTCCTTTTTATCTGTAATTTGTCCAATTGTTTGTCCATCCAACAGATGAGTCCATCTGAAAAAAAGCAGCAGAGACATTAAGACCTCTGGAGGTTTCAGTCTGGAAACGGTGGATTTGGGTTTTTTAGCATGTGGAAACATGCAGTAACGGTGAATCCTTGAGTGTAGAAAGATTCAAATATGCATCAATGGATTTTTACCTCTTGATGAAAGAGAAGCAGAGCTCCAGTTTAAAGTAAAAAGCAATCGGTGTTAATCTAACGCTGTATCTGGTTTGGTTCTGCACTGATGTACCACATATTAGAAGGGCTTGCTTTGTTTGACTTGTGATGTTTTCTCTCTTTGAACATGGATTTTATGCGGTGTGGTTTGATGAAAGGATAATAATGTTGAAGCTGGACTTCTACTCTGGAGAAGAGTAGAAGTCCAGCTCATTGTTCAAGGCTGTTGAACCTCAGTTTGTGCTGAGTGTTAAAGGAAATCATGGCCGTGACACCAGTCTCACATCCCTTTTCTCAACCCTAAAGCTTCACTTCCTGTGTATAAATCGGTGTGAAAATTCTCTCGGTGGATCGTGTGTTGgctttaattgttttgtttgtatttatcaTGATTTCAGGGTTCTACAGTTGCAAGGGAAGCCAGTGACAAAGAGAAGGTAAGCCTTACTCCTGTGTGCTGACGGCTGCCGTCATGAAGAGACAAAAATAACCCCCCTCGGCTGACCCCAGCAGCAAACTTGTCAAATGACAGCTAAATTGGGTAGTTCTAAGCAGAAAGCAGATACACTCTGTTGGTACCTTGTGCAAAGGCCTCATTTGAAATATTAACATCAAGATGCTCTGGgtcttgttttaaattgttcatGTTTCGAAAATGCAGCAGTGAATGTATAGATATTCTGAAGAAATGATGCAAATCTAATATAATATGTCTCTCTTCAGGCTAAAGACCTTCCTACTTTTAAAGACAACGACTTCCTGAATGAAGGGCACAAGCTGCAGATTGGAGATGATAACAAGAAGTACTTTTTGGAGAAGCTAAAACGGGATGTTGAGGTAGAGAAACTTTCTCTTATTCTCCTGGCTTTTAGGAATACAGCTCTGCTTTCACAAACGGGTTTAAAAGGATTCTGTATAGAAAAAcatggcttttatttattttttcgaATCTATTGATGTATTTGGGTAAGGCCTCCCTGATGCAGCTTTTATTTTCTCCAAGGAGccagatttatattttttggcaTTCTAATGTTCCAGTAGGACGCCTGAATAACGAAGGCTTTCCGTATGCGTGTTTCAGTTCTTGGCCACGCTGAAGATCATGGACTACAGTCTGCTGGTGGGCATCCATGATGTAGAGCGGGCGGAGCAGGAGGAGATGGACGTAGAGGGCGCAGGGGAGGACGAGGAGTTTGAGAACGACGAAATGGGACGAGGCGTACTGACCGGTTCTTTCGGCACGCCTCCGGACAGTCCTGGTAACCCTCTCAACTGTGGAGGATTCTTCGGCCCCGGGGAGTTCGACTCTTCTGTGGACGTTTACGCAATCAAGAGCCACGACAGTGAGCGACATTGTTTTAAAATCGAATGGAGTTCATTCATTTAGATTAGACCACAGTATTGAACTTCTGTTGAGTTTTTCATGTGATAGTCCGACAGGAAGTGTCTTCACGTTGAAATCCCTGACtaattgcctttagaagtcactgAATGACTGAACAGACTCCACCTGTGTGCATTTAAACCTCAGTATTATTATGGCTGCCCTGTGAAGGCATCAGATGTTTATTAGTGACCAAACAGCACTGTATAGATCAAGGAGAGAAAGCTgcggagaagtttaaagcagggttaggttataaaacaatatccaaagctttaaatatctcacagagctctatgcgatccatcatctgaaaaaggaAAGACCAAGGCTACACTGGAGGCCAATGgacctatggtaactctggaggagctgcagagatccacagctcaagtgggagaatctgttgcatGGTGCACTCATTGAATCaggcctttatagaagagtggcagGAGTAAAGCTGGTGTTGGAAGAGAGCTATAAtcagtcctgtttgcagttgtgtggaagaaggtgctcaggtcagatgagaaaaatatgcaaatcacttgtgtggcagaaaacaaacactgtgcACATCaccatcaaagcatattcatgggtGAGGGAGGCGTAGTCagtccacacctaaatccaTATGAAAATACGTGGCAAGAGTTTTAAATGACCAAAATGCTAATAAAATGGATAAAAGTTTTGTTCTAATgtgccaaaatgtaaaaaaaaaaaaaaaaatttcaagaggaataaactgttttgcaagccactgtgaATAAACCCAACTCTAACCCAACATCTTTGTCAGTGAAGCTAAGATTGTCAGCACCAGGAACCTTGAACAGATGTGGTTGTctcctattattattattattattaatatgatCAGCAGTTTCAATTGGTCCACAGGTGAAACAAAAGGTGattgtttgttgtttgtgttcCAGGTGCTGTGAAGGAGGTTTACTTCATGGCTATTATTGACATCCTCACGCACTATGACGCTAAGAAAAAAGCTGCACATGCTGCcaaaactgtgaaacatgggGTGAGTGTTAAAATATGGTGGCTCTATTTTTATTGACTTTAAAATAGGGCCGGAGGATTCAGAAGAGTGACCATACTGCTAATCATCATTCTCTGAAATATCCCAGTATTTGTTAAGAGCTGGTCGTTTTGGATTAAAACTAAACCTGAAGCAATCAGGTTTCACTAAAAGGTGAAATTATCACTCAGCTGTTAAATGTGATCAGGGAGGTAACTGTAGGCATGCTCTTAGCTTGCAGGAAGGCTTTGGCTTTTGATTTGTGGACAGACAGGAAGGCACACATGTATTTGATATGAGTCATGTAGAAAGCCATTCTTCTAAGGAGAGGTTTATGATGCAGCGGCTCTATGCATACTCTACATCTGTTTTGGAGTTTCTCTGATTAGATGGACTCTAGTTCCACCGTCCAGTCCAGTCCAGCCCAGCAGGTCCAGTTAACGACCTAACAGTTATTACTGTTTCTGGTGAAACGCGTTTAAAGCGACTCAGCAACATCCAAAGCAGCTACAGAGATCACTTGTTGCTAGTTTATGTTTATactatattatattttcaatactggttaaaattatttaatacaataagtaatacaatacatttattgaataaaataagaGTATACCTCAAAAATCTTTGTAATAGTTGTAATTTTCATAGATTACATTGTTTTTGGGATCATTTTGGAAACTAGCCGTGGGCTGATTGCCAGGATTAAAGTATCCTGCAGTTTTCTGCCGTTCCAGTTAGTTTAAAGTCCAGTGTTCCTGTGTAGTCTGGAAAAACATGGAAATGTTTTAGGGGTTTTCTTCCCAGGTGTGGATAAATCTTTGTATTTCCAGATTTTATTCTCTAGACAGGTGGCAGAATAAAGCCTTCTACACTTGTGTCTCACTTAGAAGAAGTACTAATtgggctgtttggaaatatttctgatttatttttaattgcaaGCTTTGACACAGCAGCATGGACCTCTACAGACATTTATGCCAGTTTATGGATCCATCATGTCAGCCACAACCGTTCAAATGAGAGGGTGGCTCACAGAAACTCTTTATtgactttattatttttgatttaattGATTTTTAACAATTCAGTAATTGTAGGAATGTTAACATACATGATTAATAACCTGTATTGTGCTAGGATGAGTCCTGTGCGTGTTTTAGTCGGGGTGTGGCTGGGGTGGTAGGAACTAAATCATTTCCTTTTATTTGGTGTTTGAGCCATTTTAAAAGGGCAGCCCATGTTACAAATGTTACAAACACAATGTCTTGGTTAACACTGAGATCAGGCCATCTATACAGATCCAGTAAACATCTCCTTTTGTACCCAATCTTGATGCCAATAAATATCATCAACTATTCTGCTGATTGTAAAATCCTCTGTGTTCGGTTATCGTCTGACCTAGTTGGTGGTGTTGACAGCAGCCTGCATAGAGATGGTCAGAGACATAAACTGTTAAATAAAAGTTCAAATAGGTTGTAATTAAAAGTCTTCTGTGTTTGGTGCATTTTAGACATTTTCCAAGCTTTTCCAACAAAATCTTGTGGTTTTCTCTGTGTACATTAAACCAAAGGGACTGACTGAAAGTTTGCTTTGTAAAATGACGACTGAGAGACTTTTCTCTGCCTCTAAAGTCTTTACAGTCAACCTGATGAGCAGGAACTGCATGCAGTACAGCACTGCGGTCCATCACATGCTGGGGCCCAAACACTGTATAATAAAGTGGATTAAATATTCAGCCAGAAAGCAAGGCAGTTTAGCCTGCAGTGTATTTACTTTCTGATACCCGTTATGCTAAACCTACCCAAAAAAACtagaaaatatttgattttaaagAACTGATCATGGGGCCATTTTTCTTTGAACATCTGTAGGCTTTAGGCTAAAATATTGGTTAAATTAGGgtgaaatattttgatttttttttttttctttttgcatttttgcaaCATGACTCTTTATTTTATAGTTAAGACATGGATGTTTGTCCTGCCTGTgcaacatgcagaaagaacgtAACATGTACCTGCAGCTAATGCTAAAGTGAGTCAACCTTTCGCTGGATGTTTGGATCGGTCATATTTGTCCACATATTGTTAGCATTGTTAATCAGAGCTTGTAAGCTGGAACGGTGCTGGGTGCATCATGAGCAAGGCACTGCAGACACAAATCCGGCACATACATTTACTCAGTTACCATGCAGCAGACATTAAAACCTGAACTGTCACTTCCTGATTAAATCAGTTATAGTTATGTGGTTGTGAGTTGCTATTGTCCTAAGATGCAAATTTTGCAGACCTTCGatgtttttccattattttcacttttatttatattataattTCAACTTTATTGATGTCGTTTATCTCACTTATGACCAAGATCCCATTCTCCGAACAGACCTATTTTTTTAGATATATAACTATTATTGTGAGAAAGTTGAATTaaattgagaaataaaaatactataattattattattgatgctCTAATAATACACTCTGTACATTAGCCTCAGAATGTAATATtactttttgaatattttctaagcaatttcagcaacaagagatggggaagaaaaaggagaaaacaaacattGGAGTCAAATTTGTAACACTCTGTCATTTAGGTCTTGTAGAAGCAGGTCCCCTAATTATGATAAATACACTACATGTCTTTTTGAAGTATGTTTGTTCCATGAGACAGATTTCCAACACCTTGTCTATCCACATATAGACGGGGTTGGAGgatcatgtacaggtccttctcaaaatattagcatattgtgataaagttcattattttccataatgtcatgatgaaaatttaacattcatatattttagattcattgcacactaactgaaatatttcaggtcttttattgtcttaatacggatgattgtggcatacagctcatgaaaacccaaaattcctatctcacaaaattagcatatttcatccgaccaataaaagaaaagtgtttttaatacaaaaaacgtcaaccttcaaataatcatgtacagttatgcactcaatacttggtcgggaatcctttggcagaaatgactgcttcaatgcggcgtggcatggaggcaatcagcctgtggcactgctgaggtcttatggagacccaggatgcttcgatagcggcctttagctcatccagagtgttgggtcttgagtctctcaacgttctcttcacaatatcccacagattctctatggggttcaggtcaggagagttggcaggccaattgagcacaatgataccatggtcagtaaaccatttaccagtggttttggcactgtgagcaggtgccaggtcgtactgaaaaatgaaatcttcatctccataaagcttttcagcagatggaagcatgaagtgctccaaaatctcctgatagctagctgcattgaccctgcccttgataaaacacagtggaccaacaccagcagctgacacggtaccccagaccatcactgactgtgggtacttgaccctggacctctggcattttggcatttccttctccccagtcttcctccagactctggcaccttgatttccgaatgacatgcagaatttgctttcatctgaaaaaagtactttggaccactgagcaacagtccagtgctgcttctctgtagcccaggtcaggcgcttctgccgctgtttctggttcaaaagtggcttgacctggggaatgcggcacctgtagcccatttcctgcacactcctgtgcacggtggctctggatgtttctactccagactcagtccactgcttccgcaggtcccccaaaggtctggaatcagcccttctccacaatcttcctcagggtccggtcacctcttctcgttgtgcagcgttttctgccacactttttccttcccacagacttcccactgaggtgccttgatacagcactctgggaacagcctattcattcagaaatttctttctgtgtcttaccctcttgcttgagggtgtcaatagtggccttctggacagcagtcaggtcggcagtcttacccatgattggggttttgagtgatgaaccaggctgggagttttaaaggcctcaggaatcttttgcaggtgtttagagttaactcgttgattcagatgattaggttcatagctcgtttagagacccttttaatgatgtgctaattttgtgagataggaattttgggttttcatgagctgtatgccaaaatcatccgtattaagacaataaaagacctgaaatatttcagttagtgtgcaatgaatctaaaatatatgaatgttaaattttcatcattacattatggaaaataatgaactttatcacaatatgctaatattttgagaaggacctgtatttcctgaatttatttacagaaaGAAAATCCTTGCTGTCAAACATGTACTTATTTGAGTAGAGATTGTTAATTTGATTACAGCCCATGCAATAGATATACATTTAGGTATGGTGCAAAATAAGTGACATAATGGTAACTTTAGTTGTCCAGTCTCATGTATGTGTTATTGATGCTGCTTTTGCTGAAACAAGGCTTTGAAATGTAATTACGTTATAGATTTCTGTATTATTACTGCTGTTCCATCatcaaagtattttaaatacagCCTAATGCTGTAAAATTGCACATGTAGGTCACACTTTGATCACTGGGTGATCCAGCACGATCCTTGGTGTGTGTCAAATTTACATCAGCAGATCAGACGCAGCTTCAGGCAAATTGTCCACAATAGTTTACAAGACTTTAACGACTTGAGTGTATTTAAATGCTGTTATGTGATCATAGCATATATTTACAAACGGTCCTTTCCAGTCCTGCAGCCGTCTCACCTTTTTCTGATGAGACCATCAGAAACTTTGTGTTGGAAAACTTTGGCCATTTTTTTCTCTGGTGAAATATTGTGGTTAAATGGGAGCTGTGGACATTTTTGGTGCCACTAACTAAAAAAATGAAAGGTGAACCAGTGCAAGAAGTTGGTCTGCAGCTTTGCTTATTGTTCagattttaaagtgtttttacgTTTTGTTCCTCAGGCAGGGGCCGAGATCTCAACGGTGAACCCGGAGCAGTACTCCAAACGGTTCTACGAGTTCATGTCCAACATCTTGTCATAGACTCATCCTCCAGTCCAGCCGGTCACCTCCAATCATAGATAGTTTAAATGCCACTCTTTCACTTCTGTGTGTatgtctctctctttctctcccctctttaaaataaaaaaacaagaaacaagcaTCCAGTATGATCCCACACCCTGCGGGGGGCGAGGGTCCATTGAGCCTGTTACGTAACACCACCACTTCCTCACTTTGTGAATTCAAATCCCAGTAACCTCCTTgtccttttttatttctcattttaaatcTACTCTCCGCAACACCTTATTTGCTCCTCACGCCAGCACGAAAACTGTCTCACTAATGCCTTGCTTCAGCAGTTACCATGTCCGTCAGCAGAGTCTCGTCAGTTTCACTATTAGACCCACAAGTGCAGAACGGCCCGATTGCATGACCAACTCCTCGGACAGTCGCCACCAGGCTTCTCCTTAAAAGATTCACATGTACTGCTGACAAATTGGAGATGAACACATTAATATATCAGTGTGTGAAGTAAACGAATGCAgtgtccaaaaaaaaagaaaatgcatggcTGACGTGCACATGAGACTCCAGCACCAGGTGTAACGTCAAACCACTTAACTTCGCATCAGAGTTATGACTAAACCAACAAaaggattaaaaacaaacaaacatttgaatGTTACGTTGCCATAATGTCTCtggatatattttaaaatttaaccCACAAGTTTGGTGGAGGTTGGTTGGAGCATGGAAAAGTAAACCCACGTAAAACAAATAAGGGGAATTCTGCAGCAGATACTTGTGTTATTACCataatgattgtttttatatcTCGTTTACATTAATGTAGcaattttgtgtttgtataCAGTATTGTTTTGTTACCAACAGACATTAGGAAAAAAGGTTACTTGAAGAATGACTCATTGCATATTAAAGGgagttttatcttgtttttgttgtccGTGATCTTCTGTTTGTCCTCAGTGTGCAtgtttttatgacttcagtcATTTTAGGAGATAAATCGCACAAAAACTCAATATGTTTGTGTCCTAATTTCTGCCTGCTGAGTAATTCACAGATTGAGTTAATAAGTGAACTGAAAAtcctctgaaaataaaatacatgttcATCCTTTGTAGTCATTAAATGAGTAAAATCTCCAAATGATAAATCTCTTCTAAGTTACACGTTGTAGTTTGGGGCAATAACATTGGATTGAGCAAATGGAAGTTGAGTCAatttctttgtaaataattaATGGTTTAAACTTACTcatacattgttttgttttttaatatacaATTCTTTTCAGAAGTTTTCATACGCTCATGACAATCATTAATTTTGGGATTTGCTTTATAAGAGTTTGATGCATAAGTTTAAATTTAAtgcatttggttttttttaatctacacGGACTTGAAATTAAACACTCATTCCCAGAATCCCTGCTGATATTTGGGTAAACCGTACCTTGCTTGCAGCCATAAACTGTCCTGCCATAATTCTGGTTGAATATTTGACCCCTCTTCTTGGCAGAACTGTTGGTTTCCAGGTTCAGACCCTATTTTTAAACATACTCCGTCAATGTTGAAAAGGGCTGAGGTCGGGGCCCAACCCAGAAG from Girardinichthys multiradiatus isolate DD_20200921_A chromosome 5, DD_fGirMul_XY1, whole genome shotgun sequence carries:
- the LOC124868287 gene encoding phosphatidylinositol 5-phosphate 4-kinase type-2 beta isoform X2 — encoded protein: MLMPDDFKAYSKIKVDNHLFNKENLPSRFKFKEYCPMVFRNLRERFAIDDQDYQNSLTRSAPLNSDSQGRFGNRFLTSYDHRFVIKTVSSEDIAEMHNILKKYHQFIVECHGNTLLPQFLGMYRLTVDGVETYMVVTRNVFSHRLTVHRKYDLKGSTVAREASDKEKAKDLPTFKDNDFLNEGHKLQIGDDNKKYFLEKLKRDVEFLATLKIMDYSLLVGIHDVERAEQEEMDVEGAGEDEEFENDEMGRGVLTGSFGTPPDSPGNPLNCGGFFGPGEFDSSVDVYAIKSHDSAVKEVYFMAIIDILTHYDAKKKAAHAAKTVKHGAGAEISTVNPEQYSKRFYEFMSNILS
- the LOC124868287 gene encoding phosphatidylinositol 5-phosphate 4-kinase type-2 beta isoform X1 codes for the protein MSSNCTSAAAVSASKTKTKKKHFIGQKVKLFRASEPILSVLMWGVNHTINELSNVPVPVMLMPDDFKAYSKIKVDNHLFNKENLPSRFKFKEYCPMVFRNLRERFAIDDQDYQNSLTRSAPLNSDSQGRFGNRFLTSYDHRFVIKTVSSEDIAEMHNILKKYHQFIVECHGNTLLPQFLGMYRLTVDGVETYMVVTRNVFSHRLTVHRKYDLKGSTVAREASDKEKAKDLPTFKDNDFLNEGHKLQIGDDNKKYFLEKLKRDVEFLATLKIMDYSLLVGIHDVERAEQEEMDVEGAGEDEEFENDEMGRGVLTGSFGTPPDSPGNPLNCGGFFGPGEFDSSVDVYAIKSHDSAVKEVYFMAIIDILTHYDAKKKAAHAAKTVKHGAGAEISTVNPEQYSKRFYEFMSNILS